The Desmodus rotundus isolate HL8 chromosome 3, HLdesRot8A.1, whole genome shotgun sequence genome includes a region encoding these proteins:
- the RCC1 gene encoding regulator of chromosome condensation isoform X3, with translation MAFQDRRMPPKRMVKRRSPPEDALLKSKKAKNPRNQAVSSLVASHRAPGTRYFRVSHRSHRTEPGLVLTLGQGDVGQLGLGENVMERKKPALVPIPEDIVQAEAGGMHTVCLSKSGQVYSFGCNDEGALGRDTSVEGSEMVPGKVELQEKVVQVSAGDSHTAALTEDGRVFLWGSFRDNNGVIGLLEPMKKSMVPVQVQLSVPVVKVASGNDHLVMLTTDGDLYTLGCGEQGQLGRVPELFANRGGRQGLERLLVPRCVMLKCRGSRGHVRFRDAFCGAYFTFAISLEGHVYGFGLSNYHQLGTPGTESCFVPQNLTSFKNSTKSWVGFSGGQHHTVCMDSEGKAYSLGRAEYGRLGLGEGAEEKSIPTLISRLPAVSSVACGASVGYAVTKDGRVFAWGMGTNYQLGTGQEEDAWSPVEMTGKQLENRMVLSVSSGGQHTVLLVKNKEQS, from the exons GACAGGAGGATGCCACCCAAGCGTATGGTTAAGAGAAGGTCACCCCCAGAAGATGCCCTCCTCAAAAGCAAGAAGGCAAAGA ACCCTCGTAACCAGGCAGTGAGTTCCCTCGTTGCATCCCACCGCGCTCCAGGCACCCGCTACTTCCGAG TCTCACATAGGTCCCACCGCACAGAACCGGGTTTGGTGCTGACACTGGGCCAGGGCGACGTGGGCCAGCTGGGGCTGGGCGAGAATGTGATGGAGAGGAAGAAGCCAGCCCTAGTACCCATTCCGGAAGACATTGTACAGGCGGAGGCTGGGGGCATGCACACCGTGTGTCTAAGCAAAAGCGGCCAG GTCTACTCCTTCGGCTGCAACGATGAGGGTGCCCTGGGAAGGGACACGTCAGTGGAAGGCTCAGAGATGGTTCCCGGGAAAGTGGAACTGCAAGAGAAGGTGGTACAAGTGTCAGCAGGAGACAGTCACACAGCAGCCCTCACTGAGGATGGCCGTGTCTTCCTCTGGGGTTCCTTCCGG GACAATAATGGTGTGATCGGGCTCTTGGAGCCCATGAAGAAGAGCATGGTTCCCGTGCAAGTGCAGCTGAGTGTGCCTGTGGTGAAGGTGGCCTCAG GAAACGACCACTTGGTGATGCTCACAACTGATGGTGACCTCTACACTTTGGGCTGCGGGGAGCAGGGCCAGCTGGGCCGTGTGCCTGAATTATTTGCCAATCGTGGTGGCCGGCAGGGCCTTG AACGACTTCTGGTCCCGAGGTGTGTGATGTTGAAATGCAGGGGAAGCCGGGGCCATGTGAGATTCCGGGATGCCTTCTGTGGCGCCTACTTCACTTTTGCCATCTCCCTCGAGGGCCATGTGTATGGCTTTGGCCTTTCAAACTACCATCAGCTTG GAACCCCAGGCACAGAATCCTGCTTCGTACCCCAGAACCTGACCTCCTTCAAGAACTCTACCAAGTCCTGGGTGGGCTTCTCTGGTGGCCAGCACCATACAGTCTGCATGGATTCAGAAG gaAAAGCATACAGCCTGGGCCGGGCTGAGTATGGGCGGCTGGGCCTTGGGGAGGGTGCCGAGGAGAAGAGCATACCCACCCTCATCTCCAGGCTGCCTGCCGTCTCCTCAGTGGCTTGTGGGGCCTCTGTGGGGTATGCCGTGACCAAGGATG gtCGTGTTTTTGCCTGGGGCATGGGCACAAACTaccagctgggcacagggcaggaggaggatGCCTGGAGTCCTGTGGAGATGACAGGCAAACAGCTGGAGAACCGAATGGTTTTATCTGTGTCCAGTGGGGGCCAGCACACAGTCTTACTAGTGAAGAACAAGGAACAGAGCTGA
- the RCC1 gene encoding regulator of chromosome condensation isoform X4 — MAFQDRRMPPKRMVKRRSPPEDALLKSKKAKISHRSHRTEPGLVLTLGQGDVGQLGLGENVMERKKPALVPIPEDIVQAEAGGMHTVCLSKSGQVYSFGCNDEGALGRDTSVEGSEMVPGKVELQEKVVQVSAGDSHTAALTEDGRVFLWGSFRDNNGVIGLLEPMKKSMVPVQVQLSVPVVKVASGNDHLVMLTTDGDLYTLGCGEQGQLGRVPELFANRGGRQGLERLLVPRCVMLKCRGSRGHVRFRDAFCGAYFTFAISLEGHVYGFGLSNYHQLGTPGTESCFVPQNLTSFKNSTKSWVGFSGGQHHTVCMDSEGKAYSLGRAEYGRLGLGEGAEEKSIPTLISRLPAVSSVACGASVGYAVTKDGRVFAWGMGTNYQLGTGQEEDAWSPVEMTGKQLENRMVLSVSSGGQHTVLLVKNKEQS; from the exons GACAGGAGGATGCCACCCAAGCGTATGGTTAAGAGAAGGTCACCCCCAGAAGATGCCCTCCTCAAAAGCAAGAAGGCAAAGA TCTCACATAGGTCCCACCGCACAGAACCGGGTTTGGTGCTGACACTGGGCCAGGGCGACGTGGGCCAGCTGGGGCTGGGCGAGAATGTGATGGAGAGGAAGAAGCCAGCCCTAGTACCCATTCCGGAAGACATTGTACAGGCGGAGGCTGGGGGCATGCACACCGTGTGTCTAAGCAAAAGCGGCCAG GTCTACTCCTTCGGCTGCAACGATGAGGGTGCCCTGGGAAGGGACACGTCAGTGGAAGGCTCAGAGATGGTTCCCGGGAAAGTGGAACTGCAAGAGAAGGTGGTACAAGTGTCAGCAGGAGACAGTCACACAGCAGCCCTCACTGAGGATGGCCGTGTCTTCCTCTGGGGTTCCTTCCGG GACAATAATGGTGTGATCGGGCTCTTGGAGCCCATGAAGAAGAGCATGGTTCCCGTGCAAGTGCAGCTGAGTGTGCCTGTGGTGAAGGTGGCCTCAG GAAACGACCACTTGGTGATGCTCACAACTGATGGTGACCTCTACACTTTGGGCTGCGGGGAGCAGGGCCAGCTGGGCCGTGTGCCTGAATTATTTGCCAATCGTGGTGGCCGGCAGGGCCTTG AACGACTTCTGGTCCCGAGGTGTGTGATGTTGAAATGCAGGGGAAGCCGGGGCCATGTGAGATTCCGGGATGCCTTCTGTGGCGCCTACTTCACTTTTGCCATCTCCCTCGAGGGCCATGTGTATGGCTTTGGCCTTTCAAACTACCATCAGCTTG GAACCCCAGGCACAGAATCCTGCTTCGTACCCCAGAACCTGACCTCCTTCAAGAACTCTACCAAGTCCTGGGTGGGCTTCTCTGGTGGCCAGCACCATACAGTCTGCATGGATTCAGAAG gaAAAGCATACAGCCTGGGCCGGGCTGAGTATGGGCGGCTGGGCCTTGGGGAGGGTGCCGAGGAGAAGAGCATACCCACCCTCATCTCCAGGCTGCCTGCCGTCTCCTCAGTGGCTTGTGGGGCCTCTGTGGGGTATGCCGTGACCAAGGATG gtCGTGTTTTTGCCTGGGGCATGGGCACAAACTaccagctgggcacagggcaggaggaggatGCCTGGAGTCCTGTGGAGATGACAGGCAAACAGCTGGAGAACCGAATGGTTTTATCTGTGTCCAGTGGGGGCCAGCACACAGTCTTACTAGTGAAGAACAAGGAACAGAGCTGA
- the RCC1 gene encoding regulator of chromosome condensation isoform X1, whose product MAFQDRRMPPKRMVKRRSPPEDALLKSKKAKNPRNQAVSSLVASHRAPGTRYFRGACRPSPPDQKTQPVSHRSHRTEPGLVLTLGQGDVGQLGLGENVMERKKPALVPIPEDIVQAEAGGMHTVCLSKSGQVYSFGCNDEGALGRDTSVEGSEMVPGKVELQEKVVQVSAGDSHTAALTEDGRVFLWGSFRDNNGVIGLLEPMKKSMVPVQVQLSVPVVKVASGNDHLVMLTTDGDLYTLGCGEQGQLGRVPELFANRGGRQGLERLLVPRCVMLKCRGSRGHVRFRDAFCGAYFTFAISLEGHVYGFGLSNYHQLGTPGTESCFVPQNLTSFKNSTKSWVGFSGGQHHTVCMDSEGKAYSLGRAEYGRLGLGEGAEEKSIPTLISRLPAVSSVACGASVGYAVTKDGRVFAWGMGTNYQLGTGQEEDAWSPVEMTGKQLENRMVLSVSSGGQHTVLLVKNKEQS is encoded by the exons GACAGGAGGATGCCACCCAAGCGTATGGTTAAGAGAAGGTCACCCCCAGAAGATGCCCTCCTCAAAAGCAAGAAGGCAAAGA ACCCTCGTAACCAGGCAGTGAGTTCCCTCGTTGCATCCCACCGCGCTCCAGGCACCCGCTACTTCCGAGGTGCCTGCAGGCCAAGCCCTCCTGACCAGAAAACCCAACCAG TCTCACATAGGTCCCACCGCACAGAACCGGGTTTGGTGCTGACACTGGGCCAGGGCGACGTGGGCCAGCTGGGGCTGGGCGAGAATGTGATGGAGAGGAAGAAGCCAGCCCTAGTACCCATTCCGGAAGACATTGTACAGGCGGAGGCTGGGGGCATGCACACCGTGTGTCTAAGCAAAAGCGGCCAG GTCTACTCCTTCGGCTGCAACGATGAGGGTGCCCTGGGAAGGGACACGTCAGTGGAAGGCTCAGAGATGGTTCCCGGGAAAGTGGAACTGCAAGAGAAGGTGGTACAAGTGTCAGCAGGAGACAGTCACACAGCAGCCCTCACTGAGGATGGCCGTGTCTTCCTCTGGGGTTCCTTCCGG GACAATAATGGTGTGATCGGGCTCTTGGAGCCCATGAAGAAGAGCATGGTTCCCGTGCAAGTGCAGCTGAGTGTGCCTGTGGTGAAGGTGGCCTCAG GAAACGACCACTTGGTGATGCTCACAACTGATGGTGACCTCTACACTTTGGGCTGCGGGGAGCAGGGCCAGCTGGGCCGTGTGCCTGAATTATTTGCCAATCGTGGTGGCCGGCAGGGCCTTG AACGACTTCTGGTCCCGAGGTGTGTGATGTTGAAATGCAGGGGAAGCCGGGGCCATGTGAGATTCCGGGATGCCTTCTGTGGCGCCTACTTCACTTTTGCCATCTCCCTCGAGGGCCATGTGTATGGCTTTGGCCTTTCAAACTACCATCAGCTTG GAACCCCAGGCACAGAATCCTGCTTCGTACCCCAGAACCTGACCTCCTTCAAGAACTCTACCAAGTCCTGGGTGGGCTTCTCTGGTGGCCAGCACCATACAGTCTGCATGGATTCAGAAG gaAAAGCATACAGCCTGGGCCGGGCTGAGTATGGGCGGCTGGGCCTTGGGGAGGGTGCCGAGGAGAAGAGCATACCCACCCTCATCTCCAGGCTGCCTGCCGTCTCCTCAGTGGCTTGTGGGGCCTCTGTGGGGTATGCCGTGACCAAGGATG gtCGTGTTTTTGCCTGGGGCATGGGCACAAACTaccagctgggcacagggcaggaggaggatGCCTGGAGTCCTGTGGAGATGACAGGCAAACAGCTGGAGAACCGAATGGTTTTATCTGTGTCCAGTGGGGGCCAGCACACAGTCTTACTAGTGAAGAACAAGGAACAGAGCTGA
- the RCC1 gene encoding regulator of chromosome condensation isoform X5 → MPPKRMVKRRSPPEDALLKSKKAKISHRSHRTEPGLVLTLGQGDVGQLGLGENVMERKKPALVPIPEDIVQAEAGGMHTVCLSKSGQVYSFGCNDEGALGRDTSVEGSEMVPGKVELQEKVVQVSAGDSHTAALTEDGRVFLWGSFRDNNGVIGLLEPMKKSMVPVQVQLSVPVVKVASGNDHLVMLTTDGDLYTLGCGEQGQLGRVPELFANRGGRQGLERLLVPRCVMLKCRGSRGHVRFRDAFCGAYFTFAISLEGHVYGFGLSNYHQLGTPGTESCFVPQNLTSFKNSTKSWVGFSGGQHHTVCMDSEGKAYSLGRAEYGRLGLGEGAEEKSIPTLISRLPAVSSVACGASVGYAVTKDGRVFAWGMGTNYQLGTGQEEDAWSPVEMTGKQLENRMVLSVSSGGQHTVLLVKNKEQS, encoded by the exons ATGCCACCCAAGCGTATGGTTAAGAGAAGGTCACCCCCAGAAGATGCCCTCCTCAAAAGCAAGAAGGCAAAGA TCTCACATAGGTCCCACCGCACAGAACCGGGTTTGGTGCTGACACTGGGCCAGGGCGACGTGGGCCAGCTGGGGCTGGGCGAGAATGTGATGGAGAGGAAGAAGCCAGCCCTAGTACCCATTCCGGAAGACATTGTACAGGCGGAGGCTGGGGGCATGCACACCGTGTGTCTAAGCAAAAGCGGCCAG GTCTACTCCTTCGGCTGCAACGATGAGGGTGCCCTGGGAAGGGACACGTCAGTGGAAGGCTCAGAGATGGTTCCCGGGAAAGTGGAACTGCAAGAGAAGGTGGTACAAGTGTCAGCAGGAGACAGTCACACAGCAGCCCTCACTGAGGATGGCCGTGTCTTCCTCTGGGGTTCCTTCCGG GACAATAATGGTGTGATCGGGCTCTTGGAGCCCATGAAGAAGAGCATGGTTCCCGTGCAAGTGCAGCTGAGTGTGCCTGTGGTGAAGGTGGCCTCAG GAAACGACCACTTGGTGATGCTCACAACTGATGGTGACCTCTACACTTTGGGCTGCGGGGAGCAGGGCCAGCTGGGCCGTGTGCCTGAATTATTTGCCAATCGTGGTGGCCGGCAGGGCCTTG AACGACTTCTGGTCCCGAGGTGTGTGATGTTGAAATGCAGGGGAAGCCGGGGCCATGTGAGATTCCGGGATGCCTTCTGTGGCGCCTACTTCACTTTTGCCATCTCCCTCGAGGGCCATGTGTATGGCTTTGGCCTTTCAAACTACCATCAGCTTG GAACCCCAGGCACAGAATCCTGCTTCGTACCCCAGAACCTGACCTCCTTCAAGAACTCTACCAAGTCCTGGGTGGGCTTCTCTGGTGGCCAGCACCATACAGTCTGCATGGATTCAGAAG gaAAAGCATACAGCCTGGGCCGGGCTGAGTATGGGCGGCTGGGCCTTGGGGAGGGTGCCGAGGAGAAGAGCATACCCACCCTCATCTCCAGGCTGCCTGCCGTCTCCTCAGTGGCTTGTGGGGCCTCTGTGGGGTATGCCGTGACCAAGGATG gtCGTGTTTTTGCCTGGGGCATGGGCACAAACTaccagctgggcacagggcaggaggaggatGCCTGGAGTCCTGTGGAGATGACAGGCAAACAGCTGGAGAACCGAATGGTTTTATCTGTGTCCAGTGGGGGCCAGCACACAGTCTTACTAGTGAAGAACAAGGAACAGAGCTGA
- the RCC1 gene encoding regulator of chromosome condensation isoform X2 gives MPPKRMVKRRSPPEDALLKSKKAKNPRNQAVSSLVASHRAPGTRYFRGACRPSPPDQKTQPVSHRSHRTEPGLVLTLGQGDVGQLGLGENVMERKKPALVPIPEDIVQAEAGGMHTVCLSKSGQVYSFGCNDEGALGRDTSVEGSEMVPGKVELQEKVVQVSAGDSHTAALTEDGRVFLWGSFRDNNGVIGLLEPMKKSMVPVQVQLSVPVVKVASGNDHLVMLTTDGDLYTLGCGEQGQLGRVPELFANRGGRQGLERLLVPRCVMLKCRGSRGHVRFRDAFCGAYFTFAISLEGHVYGFGLSNYHQLGTPGTESCFVPQNLTSFKNSTKSWVGFSGGQHHTVCMDSEGKAYSLGRAEYGRLGLGEGAEEKSIPTLISRLPAVSSVACGASVGYAVTKDGRVFAWGMGTNYQLGTGQEEDAWSPVEMTGKQLENRMVLSVSSGGQHTVLLVKNKEQS, from the exons ATGCCACCCAAGCGTATGGTTAAGAGAAGGTCACCCCCAGAAGATGCCCTCCTCAAAAGCAAGAAGGCAAAGA ACCCTCGTAACCAGGCAGTGAGTTCCCTCGTTGCATCCCACCGCGCTCCAGGCACCCGCTACTTCCGAGGTGCCTGCAGGCCAAGCCCTCCTGACCAGAAAACCCAACCAG TCTCACATAGGTCCCACCGCACAGAACCGGGTTTGGTGCTGACACTGGGCCAGGGCGACGTGGGCCAGCTGGGGCTGGGCGAGAATGTGATGGAGAGGAAGAAGCCAGCCCTAGTACCCATTCCGGAAGACATTGTACAGGCGGAGGCTGGGGGCATGCACACCGTGTGTCTAAGCAAAAGCGGCCAG GTCTACTCCTTCGGCTGCAACGATGAGGGTGCCCTGGGAAGGGACACGTCAGTGGAAGGCTCAGAGATGGTTCCCGGGAAAGTGGAACTGCAAGAGAAGGTGGTACAAGTGTCAGCAGGAGACAGTCACACAGCAGCCCTCACTGAGGATGGCCGTGTCTTCCTCTGGGGTTCCTTCCGG GACAATAATGGTGTGATCGGGCTCTTGGAGCCCATGAAGAAGAGCATGGTTCCCGTGCAAGTGCAGCTGAGTGTGCCTGTGGTGAAGGTGGCCTCAG GAAACGACCACTTGGTGATGCTCACAACTGATGGTGACCTCTACACTTTGGGCTGCGGGGAGCAGGGCCAGCTGGGCCGTGTGCCTGAATTATTTGCCAATCGTGGTGGCCGGCAGGGCCTTG AACGACTTCTGGTCCCGAGGTGTGTGATGTTGAAATGCAGGGGAAGCCGGGGCCATGTGAGATTCCGGGATGCCTTCTGTGGCGCCTACTTCACTTTTGCCATCTCCCTCGAGGGCCATGTGTATGGCTTTGGCCTTTCAAACTACCATCAGCTTG GAACCCCAGGCACAGAATCCTGCTTCGTACCCCAGAACCTGACCTCCTTCAAGAACTCTACCAAGTCCTGGGTGGGCTTCTCTGGTGGCCAGCACCATACAGTCTGCATGGATTCAGAAG gaAAAGCATACAGCCTGGGCCGGGCTGAGTATGGGCGGCTGGGCCTTGGGGAGGGTGCCGAGGAGAAGAGCATACCCACCCTCATCTCCAGGCTGCCTGCCGTCTCCTCAGTGGCTTGTGGGGCCTCTGTGGGGTATGCCGTGACCAAGGATG gtCGTGTTTTTGCCTGGGGCATGGGCACAAACTaccagctgggcacagggcaggaggaggatGCCTGGAGTCCTGTGGAGATGACAGGCAAACAGCTGGAGAACCGAATGGTTTTATCTGTGTCCAGTGGGGGCCAGCACACAGTCTTACTAGTGAAGAACAAGGAACAGAGCTGA